The Geothrix sp. DNA segment AGAGGCGCATGTCCGCGGTGAGGTTCCGTCCCGTGAGCTGCAGCTCGGCCTCCTCCCCCGCGCGGAGTTGGGGGGGCGCGACGGTGTCGATCTGCGGCGGCTCGCCGCGGTCCAGGCGCACGAAGTAGCGGATCACCGGCACCTGGAAGCTGACCTGGGGCGACAGGATGCGCAGGCTCACCTGGTGCTCGCCCAGCTCGGTGGTCGGGAGCGAAGGCAGGTCGCGGGAATCCAAGGTGATCGCCGAGGCGAAGGCCACCTGGCGCGTGACCGTGCCCACGGGCACCCCGTCCACGGTCCACTGGGCCAGGAAGGCGCCCGCGCCCTCGCACTTGAGGTCGAGATAGGCGACCAGGGGCGTGGAGCCCTGGGGCACGGAGGCTTCGATGCCGCCGTCCTCCCAGCGCAGGCGGAGCATGGCGATGCTGAAGGGCGCCGCAGGATGGTCCGCCACCCGCACCTGGGCCTGGGCCACCTGGGGCGGGGAGAGGGCCCCGCCGTTGAATGAGCGGAATACCGCCCGCACGGTGTAGGAGCCCGGCGTCACATAGGTGGTGGTGGCGATGGCCCCGCCCACCACCGTGGTGCCGTCCCCGAAGGACCACTGCACCTGGCCGACGGGATCGGGGTTCGCCGTCAGGATGAAGGTGACCGGCCGGCCCGGAAAGGGCACGCCCGGATTGGCGGTGATGGTGCCCGCCGCCTGCACCACCAGGGCGAGGGAGAGGGCGAGGCATGTGTGGAACCAGCGCATGGTCCACCCTTCAGAAGGACAGGTTCAGGAGGAGGAAGAGGCGGTTGTCTTCGACGATGCCCGCGATGGCCGGATTGCGGGTGTAGCGTGCCTTCAGCCCCAGGCTGCCCCGCGCCAGGCTCCGGAGGTAGGGATCCAGAGTGAAGCCCAGGGTGCCTTCGGCCGTGGAGGCGTTCAGCGTCGCGCCCGTGGCTAGCACGGTCCGGGAGCCGCCCCCGTTCAGGAGCAGCTGCAGCGTCCCGGGGATGAGGCTGAACTGGGCGTTGAGGAAGGCGTTGGCGATGGTGGTCTGCTGATCGCCAGGCTGGCTGAGGATCCGCGACCAGCTCAGGTTCGGGGACAGGCGACCCCAGGTGCCCAGGCCCAGGTTCCCCCCCAGGGACAGCGCCTTGCTGCTGCCGGTGGTGGCGGCGGCGCCCATGGAACGGAGCTGGTCGAACTGGGCGTTGAAGGTGAGAACCAGCTGGGGCGGCAGCACCAAGTCGAAGCCCATGACCACGCCCGAGCGTTCGCTGTTGCTGAAGGGGATCAGCGGATTGGCCACGATCTCGGCCTCTTGCCGCCCCGCCCGCAGGCCCACCCGCCAGGTGGCCGTGGGGCTGAGCACCACCCGCGCATCCAGGCTCTGGGACTGGTTCCAGGCCTGGCTGAGGTTCACGCGGCCCGTGGGATTCGTGCGTTCGTCCGTGGCCGTGGCACTGAGGCCCCAGGTGGGACGGTTCAGGGCTACGCTGCCGTCGAGGACGCGCCGGTCCCCCGTGAAGAAGGCCACGCCCACCGTGCCGAAGGCCTGGCCCACGGCACGGTAGCCCGCCTGAGCGCTGAAGCCCCCTTCGGTCCACTGGGTGGCCAGACGCCAGGCCTGGTCGGATTCCATGGGCGTGCCCACCTTCGCGTCCGGGGTGTAGAGACTCCGGGCATACTCCCCGGAGACCGCCAGGCGGTTCGCCAGGAAGCGGCCATCCACCACCAGCGCGCCGGTGGAGCCTTCCCGCACGGGCAGGGCGAAGGCCGTCACCAGATTCGACGCCGTGGCCAGATCATCCCGCCCGCTGAGGAAGACGAGCTTGGTCCGCAGGGCGTTGTCGAACCAAAGGCGGCTGAGGGAGCCGCCATAGGCTTCGCTGCCCGCCACGGGCCAGAGCAGGCCCGTCACCCCGGTCTGCCGCTCCGTGTTGAGCGCGAAGAGGTGGGCCGCCGTGGGCTGGCCCGAATAGGTGTAGTCGAGACCCCGCCGCCCCCCGGGCCCCAGGGTGAACTCGGATTCCTGGGCCGTGAGGTCGCCCGCCTGCAGGCGGTGCGCCCCGGTCGCGTAGACCGCCTGGATGTCCCCGACGGTCCACCGGGCCTGGTTCGGCCGCGGCTGGTCCGTGTAGACCAGGCGGGCGCCGAAGCCCAGGTGGCGATCCTCCTCGTCCTTCTGCAGGACCAGACGGACCTGGCCGGCCGCCAGGAGGGTCGGTTCGTTGGGCACGGCCACCTTCCGGTGGACGAGGTCCGAGGCGCTGCCATCCACATAGAGGGGGCCGTGGGGCTTTGGCGCAGGTACGGGCGGTGGCGAGGTGGCGGCTCCCGCGGGGACCTCGGGTTCCGGTTCGGCAGAGGCGGGCAGGTTCAGGTTGAAGAAGGCGGCGGGGGCTTCCGCGGGCAGCGTGGTGACGCCCGTCGCCCCCTTGGACGCCACGTAGCACTGGATCGGGACGCCCGTGGGCAGCACTGTCTCGGCCCGTGCCGTGAAGAGCCCGTCCTCGCCGCGCGCCAGGGTGAGCGTCTCGAACTCGGCCTCGCCCGCCTTCCGGTGGAAGAGCACCACCCATTCGGTCCCCGGGGGGGCCTTGGCCTGGACGACCAGGGGCCCGCCGGGCGCGGGCGGCGTGATGAACTCCACCTCGACGGGCGGGGGCGCCTGGGCGAAGAGGGCTGGCGCGGCGCCCAGGGCGCGCGCCAGCCCCCGCAGGATTCGGGTCTCAGGCACGGGTCGGGACCATGCGGCGGATCCCGATCACTTCATGAGGGTCACGTGGCCGGTCTTGGTGTGCTTGCCGGCCTGGGAGGCACCCCAGGACCAGCTGAGCACCTCGATGGTGCCGGGCTGCTCGTCGGCCACCACCTTGACGACGCAGCGTCCGCCCGGGGTGTCGGGCAGCTGCTGGCCCTCGGCCTGGGCCACCCGCTCGGAGGCGTAGCCCCCCTTGCCCTTGGCCAGGTCCCAGTCCACCAGGCAGACCATGGGCTTGTGCATGCGCTTGCCCGTGGGCAGGCCGCTGGCATGGTCCCGCGGCGAGACGACCCCGGAGGACACCACCGCGCCGCCCGGCAGGGCGCCGCCGACCGTCTTCTCGCCGAAGCTCGAGCCCTGGGTCTGCTTGGTGACGCTCAGGTCCTGCACGTTGACCTTGCCGGCGCCGCTCCCGGAACCCGACGGGGCCGGCGCCGTGCTGCGGGTGACGCTCAGGTCCTGCACGCTGACCTTGCCGGCGCCGCCCCCGGTGCTCAGGGTGGAGCCGGCCGCGCTCCGGCCCTCGATGATGATGTCCGCCCGGCCATCCCCGTCCAGGTCCGCCAAGGTGACGGAACGGCCATCGGCATTGGTGATCACGACCTGGTACTCGCCGGGGGGCACGTTCGTGAAGCGGACGCAGCCATTGGGGTCGGCCTGGGCCGAGGCCACCGTGGCCCCGGCCCGGGTCTGGAGGGTGGCCCGGGCGATGTGCTTGCCCTCGGCCGCCTGGAGGGAAAGACCCAGCATCACTGCACCGGCAATCACGTAGGACCGCTTCATGGACACCTCCTTAGGGTGAGTATGGGAATAGGTCGAACAGTCTACAGGCCTTGTTTCTGATTTGAAAAAATAGTTCAACTGATTCATTTATTAATCAATGGATCAAGGGTCGGGGCCCCCCTTCGGGCAGGCCGATGGCAGGACCTCCTCTGCGTCGGCCACCGCAGCAGACGCTCAGCCCAGCGGCTTGTCCCCGTAGGCCCGCTCCAGCAGCTTCCGGGCGTCCACGCAGATGGGGCAGTGGCAGATGGACCGGGAGGCGGACTTGGCGTGCTCCATCAGGAAGCGTCGCAGCAGGGCGATGAGCTTCGCGTTCGAGATGGGGTCAGGGGACACGGGGGCTCCACGGCTCGGGGCACGGACCCGGGCAGTCATGCTGACGATACCCGGCCACGAGGCAGAGGGTGCCGATCGCCGTCACAAAGTGCAGGGAGGATGCCAACCCACCGGCAGGATTCAGGGCCGGGGTTCGTTTTCCCGATGAGATCCTGCATCTGGAAGATGACGCTGTGACAACCCCATCGTCTCCTGGCGCCCCCCGTGGGCCCCACGATCCAGCCCGAAGCGGCGGGGCGGGGCGGGTCAAGGCCTCCTGGCGGATGGGGGCCAGGTTCCTGGTCGGGGCCCTCCTCCTGGCGGGCACGCAGGCTGGCGTCCTCCGGGCCGCGCAGGCTCCCCTGGCCGAGCTGCCCCAGCGGCTGCTCAACGCGGCAGTGCCCCTGCTCGCCCTCCTGCTGCTGGCGGCCCTGGGGCTCTGGTCCTGGTCGCTCCGGCGCCTGGTCCGCAGGCGCACGGCCGAGCTCCAGGCCGAGCTGGCCCGGCGCGCCCAGCTGGAAGGGGAGCGGGAACGCGCCCTGTCGGAACTGACCCTCTACAAGGCGCACCTCGAGGAACTGGTGGCCCAGCGCTCCGCGGAGCTGCGGGCCGCGAACCTGGACCTGATGCAGGCCAAGGAGGCGGCCGAGGCCGCCACCCAGATGAAGAGCGCCTTCCTGGCGAACATGAGCCACGAGATCCGCACCCCCATGAACGCCGTCAGCGTGCTGACCCACCTGGCCCTGCAGACGGAGCTCACGGAGCGGCAGCGGCAGTACCTGCTCAAGACCCGGATCGCCTCCGACTCCCTGCTGGGGATCATCAACGACATCCTGGACTTCTCGAAGATCGAGGCCGGGAAGCTCCACATGGACACCAAGGACTTCCTGCTGGAGGAGGCCTTCGAGCGCGTGACCCAGCTCATCGGCATGAAGGCCGCCGAGAAGCGCCTGGAGTTCATGCTCCACATCGCCGCGGACGTGCCGCCCTGCCTGCACGGCGACCCCATGCGCCTGGGCCAGGTGCTCACCAACCTGTGCAGCAACTCCGTGAAGTTTACCGAGGCGGGCGAGATCGTGGTCACCGTCACCCGCATCCAGGCCGGGGATGGCCGCGTCACCCTCAAGTTCTCGGTGCGGGACACGGGCATCGGCATGTCGCCCGAGCAGACGCGGCAGCTGTTCCAGCCCTTCAGCCAGGTGGACAGCTCCAGCACCCGGAAGTTCACCGGGACGGGGCTGGGCCTGGCCATCAGCAAGCACCTGGTGGCCATGATGGGCGGCGAGCTCTGGGTGGAGAGCGAGCTGGGCGGGGGCAGCGAGTTCTCCTTCACGGCCGTGTTCGGCCTCGGCCGCCATGTCCCCGCGCCCCGGCTGCATCCGGCCTGGGACAAGGAAAGCCTGCGCATCCTCATCGTGGACGACAGCCCCATCGCCCGGCTCATCCTGCACGGGCTTGCCACCGGTCTCGGCTATGAGGCCACCATGCTGGCTTCGGCCCGGGAGGCCTTCGAGGAGCTGCAGCAGGCCCCCTATGATCTGATCCTCCTGGACTGGCGGCTGCCCGACGAGGACGGTTTCGAGGCCGCCCGGCGCATCCGCCGCGCGCCGGGCCCCCACGCCGACCCCCGGATCATCATGGTGACGGCCTACGGGGATGAGGAAGTGGCCCGCCGGGTGGAGGAGGAGGCCCTGGATGGCTACCTCACGAAGCCCGTGTCGCCCTCTTCCCTGCTCGATGCCATCACCCGCGCCTTCGGGGAGAAGGCGCCCTCCCGCCTCGTCCCGCCCAGGCAGGCCACCTCGCCGGAACAGCTGGCGCGGCTCAAGGGGGCGAGGGTCCTGCTGGTGGAGGACAACGACTTCAACCAGCAGGTGGCCATGGAGCTGCTGGGCCTGATGGGCATGGAGGTCACCCTCGCCGTGGATGGGCGCCAGGCCATCGAGAAGGTCCACGGCGGCGCCTTCGACGTGGTCCTCATGGACCTCCAGATGCCCGTCATGGATGGCTACGAGGCCACCCGGCAGCTCCGGGCCGAGGCCCGGTTCGCCGACCTGCCCATCCTCGCGATGACGGCCCACGCCATGCTGCCCGAGCGGGAGCGCTGCCTGGCTCTCGGCATGAACGACTACATCACCAAGCCCATCAACCCCGATGAGCTCTTCGGCACCCTGGCGGGCTGGCTCCGGGGGGACGGTCGTTCCCGGGCGCCCCGCCCAACGGAAGGGGCCGTCGGCGCCGCCCCGATCCATGCCCCGGCGGGTCTGTCCTGGGACGCGGGCCTGGCCTCCTTCTCCGGGAACGCCGACCTGCGCGACAAGATGCTGCGCCGCTTCCTCGAGCTGAAGCCGGGCGCCGCCGGCGAGATCCGGGCGGCCCTGGCCGGGGGCGACGCCGAGACCGCCGCCCGGCTGGCCCACTCCATGATCGCGGTGGCCGGCACCATCGGGGCCCTGGAGCTGGCCTCCCTCTCCCGCGAGCTGCAGAACACGATCCCGACCGGCCCCCCCGAGGCCCTGGCCCCGCTCCTGGCGCGCTTCGAGGTGAGCCTGGCGGACGTCGTCGGGGAGCTGAAGGCGAGGTTCGATCCGGCCGGAGGCGCGCCGATCGCGCGGTGAGGGATCCGGCTCAGCCCAGGACCTTGGCCATCAGGTCCGAGTGCAGGTTCCAGTGGAGGAACCCCGCCAGGCCGAAGAGGAAGCCGAAGACGGCGAAGACCCCCGCCACCCCGAAGAGCCAGCGCTTCTTCGTGAGGGCCGTGACGCCCGCCAGGGCCACCGCCACGCTCAGACAGGCCTCCGCCAGGTCGAACTGGTCGTCGTGGATGTTCATGGCGTCGTAGTCCTTGGCGGCTTTTTCCGCCTCGCCTCGGATCTGCTCCTTCTCCTTTTCGTACTTCTTCGCGGCGACCTCCTGGGCGGTGATCCGGCCCATGACCTTGGCGTGGAGCTCGGGCTTCAGGCCGGGGTTCATCTCCAGCTGCACCTTCAGCATCTCGGCGGAGTTCTCGGCGATGTGCTGCTTGGTGCTCTTGCTCTGGTAGTAGGCCCACTGGTCCACGGCCCGGGCCTGGGACTGCTGCATGGCCTGGACCACGTTGCCGTCCTTCACGTTGCACAGGGCCATGAAGGTGGCCACCACCGCCACGAAGAGGGCGATGAAGCCGTTGAAGCGGCTCTCCGCCGCGCGGTCCTGGACCTCGTCCTGGATCTTCTCGAGGGCTTCGGGCATGGGGTCCTCCTGGGGGCGACCCCAGTCTAGGGCAGAGCGGGCACCGCCGGCCTGCGCGTACACTGGCGACCTCCCGGGTGAGCCCATGGGCCGACCGCTTCTGATCCTCGTGTCCTGCCTCCTGGCCCCGCCCCTGGCCGGGCAGTCCGGGGCCCGGACCGTGGCGGACGGGCCTGGCGGGGCGGTCGAGCTGGGGACGCTGCGCGCGCGGGCCCAGGCCGGGGATGCGGCCGCCCAGTTCGAGCTGGGCGACCGTTGCCACTTCGGCCGGGGCGTTCCCCGGGACCCCGCGGAATCGGCGCGGTGGTATCGGATGGCCGCGGAACAGGGCCATGCCGGGGCCCAGGTTAACCTGGGGAATGCCTACTTTCGCGGGGAAGGCCTGGCCAGGAATGTGGCCGAAGGCTACGTGTGGTTCGCACTGGCCGCCGTGAACGGACAGCCCGGAGCGGCGACGAACCGCGACCTGGCGGCCAAGAAGCTTTCAGTGCCTGCGCTCAGGGGGGCCCAGGACCGGGTGCGGGATCTTCAGAGGATCATCCCGGCGCGAAAGGGGGGGAGCTGAGGGCTTCCCCCCTTTGTCCCGGAGGCTTGCCTCTCCGTACTCGACGCCGACCCACCAAGGCGCGGATTCGAACGCATCCGGCTTCGCCGTGTGCCAGCCTTGTTCGGCGCGACATTTAGTCGCGCCTCGGCAAGTCCACTCGGAGGTTCGGATCCTCTCGCAAGCTTCCCGACCAAAAACGGGGGCCCGCAGGCCCCCGTTTTTGGTCGGGGCGAGAGGATTCGAACCTCCGACCCTCTGCTCCCAAAGCAGATGCGCTACCAGGCTGCGCCACGCCCCGATGGAATCAGTCTAACCGCTACTTGCCGCTGATGGAGACGGCGCGCAGGTTCAGGCCGGCGCGCTGGAGGTCGAAGATCTTGGTGGCGAGGTTCAGCAGGAGCTGGGTCTCCATGTCCTCCCGGCCGCGCTTGGTGGCGCCGGCGGGGGGGATGGCGGCGATGTCCGCACCGGTGCGGCCCTTGGACCAGGTCAGATCCATGGCGAAGGACACCTTCTTGTCCTGGCTGTCCAGCTCGCCGGCCACATTGGACATGCGGCCGTCACCGCCGTAGCCGACCCGCAGCCAGCCCGGGCCTTCGAAGCCGCGGCTGCTGTTGTTGATGTTCACGGAATTGAGCCGGTGGTTGGCGCCGTAGGTGAAGTCCATGCGGGTCTGCACGCCCTGCTCGTCGTTGCGGAAGTCGAGGCGCACGGGCAGCTTGGTGGTCTTGTCCACGGCGACCTCGAGCTTGCCGCGCTTCCAGAAGCCCAGGCTCTGGGCCATGCTCTGCTCCCGCTTCTTCGCATCCCAGCCCTTGGTGGGGGCATTGAAGACCAGCCGCTGGACGGTGTGGCCGTCGAGGGTCTCCTCGCCGGCGAGGGTGGCCTGGAACGTGGGCGCATCCACGTAGACGGCCTTGATGTCGTTCAGGGTCTGGCGGAACCAGGCCATGTAGGTGAGCGGGGCATCGGAGGGGGGCAGGTCCACGCGGGTGGTGTAGGCGTTCTGCTCCTTGCTGTAGATGAAGCCGCGGTTGCCGCGCCGGGTGTAGAGGATGGTGCCGAAGTCGCCGGCCAGGTCGGTCTTGAAGTCGCCGTTGGCGAAGTAGGTGCCCTTGACGCGGAGGTTGGCCTGGCCGCCCTGGTTGTTGCCCTTCACCGCGCCCTGGCTGGCGGTGTCCACCTTCTGGTTGACCAGGGCGCCGCTGAGGGCGATGCCCAGGGTGCCCTGCATGTCCACGGAGGTGATGCCCTGGTAGGGCTGGCCGAACCAGCCGGTGTCCACGGCATCCAGGGTCTGCAGCAGGGCCTGGCGGGCGGCCTCGGCCTCCGGGGTGGGCTTGGCGGGGGCGGCCTTGGCGGAGGGTTTCGCGGGGGCGGGCTTCGTGGTCTTGGTGGGTGCCTGGGCCGGGAGGAAACTGGCGGCAAGCAGGAGGGGAAGGAGGGCGGGGCGCATGGGAAACCTCTAAGGGACTATCGATGAGGATGTCTGGGGGCGGGCTTATGTTCCGGGCGCTCCTTGGCGAAGCAGGCCCGGCAGAGGGCCTTGGCGGGGTCCTCGGGGATGAAGGGCAGGTACTCCTGCGCCCCGCAGGCGGCGCAGGTGATGTGGGTCAGGATGCGGGCGGCATCCTTCCCGCCCTTCCGCTTGTAGACGAAGGAGCGCCGGTAGCAGTCGGGGCAGAGGTAGAACTTCTGGCCCGACTCGACCCGGAAGTGCATCCCGCACTCGGCGCAGATCTTCTCCCGGGGGGCCTTGGGATCCGGCGGCGCCACCGGGGCCCGCTTGGTCAGCAGGACGGGCGTGGGTTTCGAGGCCGGCTCCGGCTGCGCATCCCCGGAGACAGGGTCCTTCGAGGGTTTGGGCCCTTTGATCATCAGTATGGGTTTCCAAGTGCGGCCGGGGCCGAAGGATCAGGGTACCCCATCCGGTGCCGGGCGGCGAGTTCCAGTCCCGGCGGGGAGATGCCATCCTGGGCGCATGCCCCTCCCGCCCGACCTCCTGGAACCCCTGCGCCGCGGGGAGCCCCGGGCCCTGGGCCGGGCCATCTCCTGGATGGAAAATGGCCACGCCGGCGCCCGGGATCTCATGGCCCGGGTCTGGCCCCACCTGGGGCGGGCCGCCGTGATCGGCATCACGGGTTCCCCCGGCGCCGGGAAGAGCACCCTCACGGACCAGCTGGCCCGGGCCCTCCGCGCCCGGGGGCAGAAGGTGGGCATCCTGGCGGTGGATCCCACCTCGCCCTTCAGCGGCGGCGCCATCCTGGGCGACCGCATCCGCATGCAGCGCATCGCGGCGGATCCCGGCATCTTCATCCGCAGCATGGCCACCCGCGGGGCCCTGGGCGGCCTGGCCCGGGCCACCCAGGACGCCATCGACCTGCTGGATGCCGCGGGCTTCGATACCGTCATCGTGGAGACCGTGGGCGTGGGCCAGGATGAAGTCGACGTGGTGAGCTGCGTCCAGACCTGCTGCGTGGTGCTGGTGCCCGGCATGGGCGACGAGATCCAGGCCATCAAGGCCGGGATCATGGAGGTGGCCGATCTCTTCGTCATCAACAAGGCCGACCGTGATGGCGCCGACCAAGTCGAACGCGAGCTCGAGGCCATGAAGTCCCTGGCCATGAGCCACGGCTGGGATCCGCCGGTCCTGCGCACCGTGGCCCAGCAGGGGGAGGGCATCTCTGAGCTCCTGGCCCAGGTGGAGGAGCATGGCCGCTGGCTCCGGGCCCACGGGGGCCTGGCCCGGAAGGCCCGGGAGCGCGCCCGGCTCCGGTTCGAATCGCTGCTGGCCGAGGAGGCGGTGCGGCGGGCCAGGGCCCAGGCCGGACCCGAGCGGGTGGAGGCCGCCCTCCGGGGCATCGCCGACCGGACCCTGGATCCCTACACCGCCGTCCGGGGCATCCTGGGCGAAGCTTGAGTCCGGCGCCCAGGGTCCGATAGGGCGTCATGGCCGCCCGCAACCTCAACAAGGACCAGCCCGAGGCCGTCCGCATGGTCTTCCAGAGGCTGTGCGAGGGCGAGGACGTGGTCCAGGTGCAGTTCGGGGACCTCCAGGGGGAGTTCAAGGTGCTGGCCGAGACGCCGGACCGGATCATCCTGGGCATCTCGGATCTGGAGCGGGGCCAGTGGCGCCTGAAGTCCGGGGCCCGTCTCACGCTGAAGGTGCTGGACCGGGGCCTCCTCTTCGAGGCCGTCGTGGATTTCCAGGGCCACGGCCGGCTCCACGGCGTCGAAGCCTGCCACGTGACCCTGCCCCGGCTCCTGCGGGCCGTGGATGCCCACCGCCTGGCGGATTTCGTGCCCGACCGGCCCATCCCCTGCTCCTTCTCGGACCAGCGCAACGACATCCAGGATGGCAAGGCCACGGCCTTCGGCGAGGACGGCCTGGAGCTGGCCCCGCCCCCGGGCACCAAGATCCTGGGCGACATGCTGCGGCTCAACGCCTCCTCCACGGTGGAGGTGAAACCCCCCACGGGCGAAGGCATCGTCCTGGCGGTGAAGGTGGCCTACTTCGGCGAGAAGACCTGGGGCCTCCGCCTCGCGGACTCGGCCGATCGGATGGCCGTGAGCCGGTACCGGCAGTGGATGCTGGAGGCCCGCCACGCCCAGGCCAACCGCGACCGCTCCCGCTTCAACCCCGGCGGCTTGGAGTCCACTCGGCTCACCGCCCGCAAAGAGGCGGCCAAGCCCTCGGCGCCCCTGGTCCGGCTCCTGGCGGACCGCGATCCCCTGGTGCTGGTGCTGGTCGAGGGCGAGACCTTCCCGGCGCGCCTGGGCGAAGCCATCGGCCGCAAGTTCGGGGTGGCGGCCTTCGATCCGGGGCCGGGTCCACTTCGACCCACCCTCGGTGACCTGGGGGTGGATGCCGAGACCTGGGGGCGGGTCCGCCTGGTGCTGATCCACCACAAGCTCCGCGCCGGCACGGCCATGGAGCGCTGCCGGCGCCTCGTCCAGGAGGAGGCCTGCCCGCTGCCCATCCTGCTCGCGGGATCCGAGGAGGACGCCGACCTGAAGCGCAACCGCGCCGTGATGGCCGGGGCCGTGGACTACCTGGTGGTCGAGCCCTTCCATGTGCTCTCCGTCATAAGAACCCTGGACCAGACCCTCAAGCTGTTCATCTAACTCAGGACAAGGCCTTCCGATTCCGATGCAGGAGGGGTTGCCTGCCGCACACCTGTTCTCGGGGAGTTCCGAATGTCGTTGTCCAGCTGCCTGAGCGTGAGGGGAAAGCTCGTCCTCCTCCTGGCCCTGCCCCTGTCGGGTTACGCCTATTTCAACCTCCATGACACCTGGAACGACTACCAGCTGCTGAACGCGAAAGGGTTGATCCAGAAAGGCTTCGAATTCTCCGAACCCCTCTGGCGGTCCTTCGTGTTCAACTTCGTCGCCTCCTTCGTGGTGTGGGTGGTCACCTTCTTCCTGGTGTACCGGATCAGCCTCTGGATCACCCGGCCCCTGAAAAGCATGGCCGAGGGCCTGGGCAAGAGCGACCTCACCCTCGAGCTGGCCGTCGAAAGCGAGGACGAGATCGCCCAGGTCGCCATCGCCTTCAACGCCTACAACGCCCGGCTTCGCGGCATCTTCCGGAACATGTCGGGTTCCTCCAGCTCCGTGGCCAGCGGCGCCACCCAGCTCTCCGCCTCCAGCGAGCAGATGGCCGCCACCAGCGCGAGCCTGGCCCAGAACTCCGAGGCCCAGCGGGCCGCCTTCGAGCGGGTGGCTGCGGCCGTCACCGAGCTGTCCGCCTCCATCGAGCAGGTCTCGGGCAACATCCGGCGCTCCCAGAAGGAATCCGAGGCCGCCGTGGCCGCCGTGACCCAGGGTTCCCAGGCCGGCGGCGAAAGCGCCCAGGCCATGGACGACATCCGGGCCGCCACGGTCCGCATGGTGGCCGCCGTGCGGCTCATCCAGGACATCGCCCGCCAGACCAACCTGCTCTCCCTGAACGCCGCCATCGAGGCCGCCAAGGCCGGGGCCATGGGCAAGGGCTTCGCCGTGGTGGCCGAGGAGGTCCGCAAGCTGGCCGAGCGCAGCGGCGCCGCCGCCCGCGAGATCGGCCAGCTCATCGAGCAGAGCAATGCCTCCGTGGACCGCGGCGCCGACATGGTGAACGCCACCGTCGCCGCCCTGGCCACCATCGAGACGAACATTCAGGGTCTGGCGGCCATGATCCTCGAGGTGGGGGCCGCGGCGGACGAGCAGGCCCGCACCAGCACCGAGGTGGCCGAGCAGGTGGACGAGAACCTCAGCCGCGTGGCCCACAACGCCACGGCCACCGAGCAGATG contains these protein-coding regions:
- a CDS encoding PKD domain-containing protein: MRWFHTCLALSLALVVQAAGTITANPGVPFPGRPVTFILTANPDPVGQVQWSFGDGTTVVGGAIATTTYVTPGSYTVRAVFRSFNGGALSPPQVAQAQVRVADHPAAPFSIAMLRLRWEDGGIEASVPQGSTPLVAYLDLKCEGAGAFLAQWTVDGVPVGTVTRQVAFASAITLDSRDLPSLPTTELGEHQVSLRILSPQVSFQVPVIRYFVRLDRGEPPQIDTVAPPQLRAGEEAELQLTGRNLTADMRLSFGKDIAVLASPRILSPGRATVRVYLSPTARPGLRRIGVSNPHGKARGPGSLRVVEQR
- the meaB gene encoding methylmalonyl Co-A mutase-associated GTPase MeaB; translation: MPLPPDLLEPLRRGEPRALGRAISWMENGHAGARDLMARVWPHLGRAAVIGITGSPGAGKSTLTDQLARALRARGQKVGILAVDPTSPFSGGAILGDRIRMQRIAADPGIFIRSMATRGALGGLARATQDAIDLLDAAGFDTVIVETVGVGQDEVDVVSCVQTCCVVLVPGMGDEIQAIKAGIMEVADLFVINKADRDGADQVERELEAMKSLAMSHGWDPPVLRTVAQQGEGISELLAQVEEHGRWLRAHGGLARKARERARLRFESLLAEEAVRRARAQAGPERVEAALRGIADRTLDPYTAVRGILGEA
- a CDS encoding hybrid sensor histidine kinase/response regulator, whose product is MGARFLVGALLLAGTQAGVLRAAQAPLAELPQRLLNAAVPLLALLLLAALGLWSWSLRRLVRRRTAELQAELARRAQLEGERERALSELTLYKAHLEELVAQRSAELRAANLDLMQAKEAAEAATQMKSAFLANMSHEIRTPMNAVSVLTHLALQTELTERQRQYLLKTRIASDSLLGIINDILDFSKIEAGKLHMDTKDFLLEEAFERVTQLIGMKAAEKRLEFMLHIAADVPPCLHGDPMRLGQVLTNLCSNSVKFTEAGEIVVTVTRIQAGDGRVTLKFSVRDTGIGMSPEQTRQLFQPFSQVDSSSTRKFTGTGLGLAISKHLVAMMGGELWVESELGGGSEFSFTAVFGLGRHVPAPRLHPAWDKESLRILIVDDSPIARLILHGLATGLGYEATMLASAREAFEELQQAPYDLILLDWRLPDEDGFEAARRIRRAPGPHADPRIIMVTAYGDEEVARRVEEEALDGYLTKPVSPSSLLDAITRAFGEKAPSRLVPPRQATSPEQLARLKGARVLLVEDNDFNQQVAMELLGLMGMEVTLAVDGRQAIEKVHGGAFDVVLMDLQMPVMDGYEATRQLRAEARFADLPILAMTAHAMLPERERCLALGMNDYITKPINPDELFGTLAGWLRGDGRSRAPRPTEGAVGAAPIHAPAGLSWDAGLASFSGNADLRDKMLRRFLELKPGAAGEIRAALAGGDAETAARLAHSMIAVAGTIGALELASLSRELQNTIPTGPPEALAPLLARFEVSLADVVGELKARFDPAGGAPIAR
- a CDS encoding methyl-accepting chemotaxis protein — encoded protein: MSLSSCLSVRGKLVLLLALPLSGYAYFNLHDTWNDYQLLNAKGLIQKGFEFSEPLWRSFVFNFVASFVVWVVTFFLVYRISLWITRPLKSMAEGLGKSDLTLELAVESEDEIAQVAIAFNAYNARLRGIFRNMSGSSSSVASGATQLSASSEQMAATSASLAQNSEAQRAAFERVAAAVTELSASIEQVSGNIRRSQKESEAAVAAVTQGSQAGGESAQAMDDIRAATVRMVAAVRLIQDIARQTNLLSLNAAIEAAKAGAMGKGFAVVAEEVRKLAERSGAAAREIGQLIEQSNASVDRGADMVNATVAALATIETNIQGLAAMILEVGAAADEQARTSTEVAEQVDENLSRVAHNATATEQMARTVSEVARTAAELARVAEDQNHLVGQFRV
- a CDS encoding tetratricopeptide repeat protein gives rise to the protein MGRPLLILVSCLLAPPLAGQSGARTVADGPGGAVELGTLRARAQAGDAAAQFELGDRCHFGRGVPRDPAESARWYRMAAEQGHAGAQVNLGNAYFRGEGLARNVAEGYVWFALAAVNGQPGAATNRDLAAKKLSVPALRGAQDRVRDLQRIIPARKGGS
- a CDS encoding DUF4337 domain-containing protein encodes the protein MPEALEKIQDEVQDRAAESRFNGFIALFVAVVATFMALCNVKDGNVVQAMQQSQARAVDQWAYYQSKSTKQHIAENSAEMLKVQLEMNPGLKPELHAKVMGRITAQEVAAKKYEKEKEQIRGEAEKAAKDYDAMNIHDDQFDLAEACLSVAVALAGVTALTKKRWLFGVAGVFAVFGFLFGLAGFLHWNLHSDLMAKVLG